One Homo sapiens chromosome 3, GRCh38.p14 Primary Assembly genomic window carries:
- the GORASP1 gene encoding Golgi reassembly-stacking protein 1 isoform X7, which yields MGLGVSAEQPAGGAEGFHLHGVQENSPAQQAGLEPYFDFIITIGHSRLNKENDTLKALLKANVEKPVKLEVFNMKTMRVREVEVVPSNMWGGQGLLGASVRFCSFRRASEQVWHVLESLATCLQQKQQCSGCSCSQGCGTIFTCCPCRPAPLHRLCGWFGPDSPGVWDVALAMGIYTGSQLSPPATTRSHLAPHHLLLYHLVPHHLMLYHLDPPPRTLLPWRQVPGRVTTWRPCCRHLAPPWRIPFLGLGVPATVLQTLMDFPISWRLLFSPHLQCSELWTQASWTCREFLSWTTAMPVCGPACPLPQN from the exons ATGGGCCTGGGCGTCAGCGCTGAGCAGCCCGCAGGCGGCGCCGAGGGCTTCCACCTCCACGGG GTGCAGGAGAACTCCCCAGCCCAGCAGGCGGGCCTGGAGCCCTACTTTGACTTCATCATCACCATTGGGCACTCGAGGCTG AACAAGGAGAATGACACCCTGAAGGCACTACTGAAAGCCAATGTGGAGAAGCCCGTGAAGCTGGAGGTGTTCAATATGAAGACCATGAGGGTGCGCGAGGTGGAGGTGGTGCCCAGCAACATGTGGGGCGGCCAGGGCCTACTGGGTGCCAGTGTGCGCTTCTGCAGCTTCCGCAGGGCCAGTGAGCAGGTGTGGCATGTGCTG GAGTCTTTAGCCACATGCCTGCAGCAGAAGCAGCAATGTAGTGGGTGCTCCTGTAGCCAAG GATGTGGAACCATCTTCACCTGCTGCCCTTGCCGGCCTGCGCCCCTACACAGACTATGTGGTTGGTTCGGACCAGATTCTCCAGGAG TCTGGGATGTGGCATTGGCTATGGGTATCTACACCGGATCCCAACTCAGCCCCCCAGCTACCACAAGAAGCCACCTGGCACCCCACCACCTTCTGCTCTACCACTTGGTGCCCCACCACCTGATGCTCTACCACCTGGACCCACCCCCGAGGACTCTCCTTCCCTGGAGACAGGTTCCAGGCAGAGTGACTACATGGAG GCCCTGCTGCAGGCACCTGGCTCCTCCATGGAGGATCCCCTTCCTGGGCCTGGGAGTCCCAGCCACAGTGCTCCAGACCCTGATGGACTTCCCCATTTCATGGAGACTCCTCTTCAGCCCCCACCTCCAGTGCAGCGAGTTATGGACCCAG GCTTCCTGGACGTGTCGGGAATTTCTCTCTTGGACAACAGCAATGCCAGTGTGTGGCCCAGCCTGCCCTCTTCCACAGAACTGA
- the GORASP1 gene encoding Golgi reassembly-stacking protein 1 isoform X8, whose translation MCWMWNHLHLLPLPACAPTQTMWLVRTRFSRSLGCGIGYGYLHRIPTQPPSYHKKPPGTPPPSALPLGAPPPDALPPGPTPEDSPSLETGSRQSDYMEALLQAPGSSMEDPLPGPGSPSHSAPDPDGLPHFMETPLQPPPPVQRVMDPGFLDVSGISLLDNSNASVWPSLPSSTELTTTAVSTSGPEDICSSSSSHERGGEATWSGSEFEVSFLDSPGAQAQADHLPQLTLPDSLTSAASPEDGLSAELLEAQAEEEPASTEGLDTGTEAEGLDSQAQISTTE comes from the exons ATGTGCTG GATGTGGAACCATCTTCACCTGCTGCCCTTGCCGGCCTGCGCCCCTACACAGACTATGTGGTTGGTTCGGACCAGATTCTCCAGGAG TCTGGGATGTGGCATTGGCTATGGGTATCTACACCGGATCCCAACTCAGCCCCCCAGCTACCACAAGAAGCCACCTGGCACCCCACCACCTTCTGCTCTACCACTTGGTGCCCCACCACCTGATGCTCTACCACCTGGACCCACCCCCGAGGACTCTCCTTCCCTGGAGACAGGTTCCAGGCAGAGTGACTACATGGAG GCCCTGCTGCAGGCACCTGGCTCCTCCATGGAGGATCCCCTTCCTGGGCCTGGGAGTCCCAGCCACAGTGCTCCAGACCCTGATGGACTTCCCCATTTCATGGAGACTCCTCTTCAGCCCCCACCTCCAGTGCAGCGAGTTATGGACCCAG GCTTCCTGGACGTGTCGGGAATTTCTCTCTTGGACAACAGCAATGCCAGTGTGTGGCCCAGCCTGCCCTCTTCCACAGAACTGACCACCACAGCTGTCTCAACCTCAGGGCCAGAGGACATCTGCTCCAGCAGCAGTTCTCATGAGCGGGGTG GTGAGGCTACATGGTCTGGGTCAGAGTTTGAGGTCTCCTTCCTGGACAGCCCAGGTGCCCAAGCCCAGGCGGACCACCTGCCTCAGCTGACTCTTCCTGACAGTCTcacctctgcagcctcaccagaaGATGGGCTGTCCGCCGAGCTGCTTGAAGCTCAGGCTGAGGAGGAACCAGCAAGCACAGAGGGCCTAGATACTGGGACGGAGGCTGAGGGGCTGGACAGCCAGGCCCAGATCTCTACCACAGAATAA
- the GORASP1 gene encoding Golgi reassembly-stacking protein 1 isoform X4, with the protein MGFLMVRHQTASVDSGMHPARSVFQQVQENSPAQQAGLEPYFDFIITIGHSRLNKENDTLKALLKANVEKPVKLEVFNMKTMRVREVEVVPSNMWGGQGLLGASVRFCSFRRASEQVWHVLDVEPSSPAALAGLRPYTDYVVGSDQILQESEDFFTLIESHEGKPLKLMVYNSKSDSCREVTVTPNAAWGGEGSPPATTRSHLAPHHLLLYHLVPHHLMLYHLDPPPRTLLPWRQVPGRVTTWRPCCRHLAPPWRIPFLGLGVPATVLQTLMDFPISWRLLFSPHLQCSELWTQASWTCREFLSWTTAMPVCGPACPLPQN; encoded by the exons ATGGGCTTTCTTATGGTGAGACACCAAACAGCAAGCGTGGACAGTGGAATGCATCCAGCCAGGAGCGTCTTCCAACAG GTGCAGGAGAACTCCCCAGCCCAGCAGGCGGGCCTGGAGCCCTACTTTGACTTCATCATCACCATTGGGCACTCGAGGCTG AACAAGGAGAATGACACCCTGAAGGCACTACTGAAAGCCAATGTGGAGAAGCCCGTGAAGCTGGAGGTGTTCAATATGAAGACCATGAGGGTGCGCGAGGTGGAGGTGGTGCCCAGCAACATGTGGGGCGGCCAGGGCCTACTGGGTGCCAGTGTGCGCTTCTGCAGCTTCCGCAGGGCCAGTGAGCAGGTGTGGCATGTGCTG GATGTGGAACCATCTTCACCTGCTGCCCTTGCCGGCCTGCGCCCCTACACAGACTATGTGGTTGGTTCGGACCAGATTCTCCAGGAG TCCGAGGACTTCTTTACGCTCATCGAGTCTCATGAGGGGAAGCCCTTGAAGCTGATGGTGTATAACTCCAAGTCAGACTCCTGCCGGGAGGTGACTGTAACTCCCAACGCAGCCTGGGGTGGAGAGGGCAG CCCCCCAGCTACCACAAGAAGCCACCTGGCACCCCACCACCTTCTGCTCTACCACTTGGTGCCCCACCACCTGATGCTCTACCACCTGGACCCACCCCCGAGGACTCTCCTTCCCTGGAGACAGGTTCCAGGCAGAGTGACTACATGGAG GCCCTGCTGCAGGCACCTGGCTCCTCCATGGAGGATCCCCTTCCTGGGCCTGGGAGTCCCAGCCACAGTGCTCCAGACCCTGATGGACTTCCCCATTTCATGGAGACTCCTCTTCAGCCCCCACCTCCAGTGCAGCGAGTTATGGACCCAG GCTTCCTGGACGTGTCGGGAATTTCTCTCTTGGACAACAGCAATGCCAGTGTGTGGCCCAGCCTGCCCTCTTCCACAGAACTGA
- the GORASP1 gene encoding Golgi reassembly-stacking protein 1 isoform X6 — MGFLMVRHQTASVDSGMHPARSVFQQVQENSPAQQAGLEPYFDFIITIGHSRLNKENDTLKALLKANVEKPVKLEVFNMKTMRVREVEVVPSNMWGGQGLLGASVRFCSFRRASEQVWHVLESLATCLQQKQQCSGCSCSQGCGTIFTCCPCRPAPLHRLCGWFGPDSPGVWDVALAMGIYTGSQLSPPATTRSHLAPHHLLLYHLVPHHLMLYHLDPPPRTLLPWRQVPGRVTTWRPCCRHLAPPWRIPFLGLGVPATVLQTLMDFPISWRLLFSPHLQCSELWTQASWTCREFLSWTTAMPVCGPACPLPQN; from the exons ATGGGCTTTCTTATGGTGAGACACCAAACAGCAAGCGTGGACAGTGGAATGCATCCAGCCAGGAGCGTCTTCCAACAG GTGCAGGAGAACTCCCCAGCCCAGCAGGCGGGCCTGGAGCCCTACTTTGACTTCATCATCACCATTGGGCACTCGAGGCTG AACAAGGAGAATGACACCCTGAAGGCACTACTGAAAGCCAATGTGGAGAAGCCCGTGAAGCTGGAGGTGTTCAATATGAAGACCATGAGGGTGCGCGAGGTGGAGGTGGTGCCCAGCAACATGTGGGGCGGCCAGGGCCTACTGGGTGCCAGTGTGCGCTTCTGCAGCTTCCGCAGGGCCAGTGAGCAGGTGTGGCATGTGCTG GAGTCTTTAGCCACATGCCTGCAGCAGAAGCAGCAATGTAGTGGGTGCTCCTGTAGCCAAG GATGTGGAACCATCTTCACCTGCTGCCCTTGCCGGCCTGCGCCCCTACACAGACTATGTGGTTGGTTCGGACCAGATTCTCCAGGAG TCTGGGATGTGGCATTGGCTATGGGTATCTACACCGGATCCCAACTCAGCCCCCCAGCTACCACAAGAAGCCACCTGGCACCCCACCACCTTCTGCTCTACCACTTGGTGCCCCACCACCTGATGCTCTACCACCTGGACCCACCCCCGAGGACTCTCCTTCCCTGGAGACAGGTTCCAGGCAGAGTGACTACATGGAG GCCCTGCTGCAGGCACCTGGCTCCTCCATGGAGGATCCCCTTCCTGGGCCTGGGAGTCCCAGCCACAGTGCTCCAGACCCTGATGGACTTCCCCATTTCATGGAGACTCCTCTTCAGCCCCCACCTCCAGTGCAGCGAGTTATGGACCCAG GCTTCCTGGACGTGTCGGGAATTTCTCTCTTGGACAACAGCAATGCCAGTGTGTGGCCCAGCCTGCCCTCTTCCACAGAACTGA
- the GORASP1 gene encoding Golgi reassembly-stacking protein 1 isoform X9, whose translation MGLGVSAEQPAGGAEGFHLHGDVEPSSPAALAGLRPYTDYVVGSDQILQESEDFFTLIESHEGKPLKLMVYNSKSDSCREVTVTPNAAWGGEGSPPATTRSHLAPHHLLLYHLVPHHLMLYHLDPPPRTLLPWRQVPGRVTTWRPCCRHLAPPWRIPFLGLGVPATVLQTLMDFPISWRLLFSPHLQCSELWTQASWTCREFLSWTTAMPVCGPACPLPQN comes from the exons ATGGGCCTGGGCGTCAGCGCTGAGCAGCCCGCAGGCGGCGCCGAGGGCTTCCACCTCCACGGG GATGTGGAACCATCTTCACCTGCTGCCCTTGCCGGCCTGCGCCCCTACACAGACTATGTGGTTGGTTCGGACCAGATTCTCCAGGAG TCCGAGGACTTCTTTACGCTCATCGAGTCTCATGAGGGGAAGCCCTTGAAGCTGATGGTGTATAACTCCAAGTCAGACTCCTGCCGGGAGGTGACTGTAACTCCCAACGCAGCCTGGGGTGGAGAGGGCAG CCCCCCAGCTACCACAAGAAGCCACCTGGCACCCCACCACCTTCTGCTCTACCACTTGGTGCCCCACCACCTGATGCTCTACCACCTGGACCCACCCCCGAGGACTCTCCTTCCCTGGAGACAGGTTCCAGGCAGAGTGACTACATGGAG GCCCTGCTGCAGGCACCTGGCTCCTCCATGGAGGATCCCCTTCCTGGGCCTGGGAGTCCCAGCCACAGTGCTCCAGACCCTGATGGACTTCCCCATTTCATGGAGACTCCTCTTCAGCCCCCACCTCCAGTGCAGCGAGTTATGGACCCAG GCTTCCTGGACGTGTCGGGAATTTCTCTCTTGGACAACAGCAATGCCAGTGTGTGGCCCAGCCTGCCCTCTTCCACAGAACTGA